The genomic DNA ATGCTCCTGCTGATTCTGTTGTCCAATCTTTCGCACCAGCGCCTCCGGCTGAGCCCGCTTACGGCAAGCGGCGTCAACTTCTGGAACGCGATGTACATCCCGATCGTCGTCGCAATGGCGGCCCGGC from Luteitalea sp. includes the following:
- a CDS encoding malonate transporter — its product is MLLLILLSNLSHQRLRLSPLTASGVNFWNAMYIPIVVAMAARQDVAAAVSSGWMAVTAGVAAVAASFAMIPVLARFGTGSRDAG